The proteins below are encoded in one region of Nitrospira sp.:
- a CDS encoding putative ABC transporter-binding protein translates to MSWKPDHPAVWDEAIQAFTERYPHVRIEREIAPHSSTAYHDLLTQKLKNQDASVDVYFMDVIWVPEFAAAGWTRPLDDRFSDAMQAEFLPSTLQVGRYRSQLYGIPSRIDAGMLYYRTDLLAKYGFEPPRTWRDLVHQGETILVGEQSATPTLRGYSAQFKQYEGLVCNMLEIIGSYGGALIDEQSDTARLSSPETLAAIQFARTQLLGPMASRATLTYQEPESLAAFVRGNAVFHRNWPYAWEIANNPERSSIAGRVGVTSLPGSDGHQGVAALGGWLMGISTLSEHPDEAWDFIAFLTSHAMQRYFALQAGIAPSRTRLYNDPELLAANPQWRSQFAVLQSATARPRSPVYPALSHIMQRFFSRALAYPDLDLLPEARRAEQNMNRLLDLTRSEAS, encoded by the coding sequence GTGTCATGGAAACCGGATCACCCTGCGGTCTGGGATGAGGCCATCCAGGCGTTTACGGAGCGATATCCCCACGTCCGGATCGAACGCGAAATCGCGCCGCATTCGTCCACGGCCTACCACGACCTGCTCACGCAAAAGCTCAAGAACCAGGACGCGTCGGTGGACGTCTATTTCATGGACGTCATCTGGGTGCCGGAGTTCGCCGCAGCGGGATGGACGCGGCCGCTGGACGACCGCTTCTCCGACGCCATGCAGGCCGAGTTCCTCCCCTCCACATTGCAGGTCGGCCGGTATCGCTCCCAACTCTACGGGATTCCCAGCCGGATCGACGCGGGCATGCTCTACTACCGAACGGATCTCCTGGCGAAATACGGATTTGAGCCGCCCCGTACGTGGAGAGACCTCGTCCATCAGGGGGAAACGATCCTCGTGGGGGAGCAGTCGGCGACGCCCACGCTGCGCGGCTATTCGGCGCAATTCAAGCAGTACGAAGGGCTTGTCTGCAACATGTTGGAAATCATCGGCAGCTACGGCGGCGCGTTGATCGACGAGCAGAGCGACACCGCACGACTCTCGTCGCCGGAGACCCTGGCCGCCATCCAATTCGCCCGTACACAACTGCTGGGCCCGATGGCCTCGCGCGCGACCCTGACGTATCAGGAACCGGAATCGCTGGCCGCCTTCGTCCGCGGGAACGCCGTCTTTCATCGGAACTGGCCGTATGCGTGGGAGATCGCGAACAATCCCGAGCGCTCGTCGATCGCGGGCCGTGTGGGTGTCACGTCGCTGCCGGGAAGCGACGGCCATCAGGGAGTGGCGGCGCTCGGCGGTTGGTTGATGGGCATCAGTACGCTGTCCGAACATCCCGACGAAGCCTGGGACTTCATCGCCTTTCTCACCAGCCATGCGATGCAGCGCTACTTTGCACTCCAGGCGGGAATCGCCCCGTCACGAACCCGTCTGTACAACGATCCCGAATTGCTGGCGGCGAACCCCCAGTGGCGCAGTCAGTTTGCCGTCCTCCAATCGGCCACGGCACGCCCGCGAAGCCCCGTGTACCCGGCGCTCTCGCACATCATGCAACGCTTCTTCAGCCGGGCGCTGGCATATCCCGATCTGGACCTCCTGCCAGAGGCCCGCCGGGCGGAACAGAATATGAACCGCCTCTTGGACCTGACACGGAGCGAGGCGTCATGA
- a CDS encoding sugar ABC transporter ATP-binding protein yields MANLELRSIRKMFGDVRVLDDITIRVPDGSFTILLGSSGCGKSTLLRTIAGLELQTSGHVVIDGRIVDDLPPRDRDIAMVFQQYALYPHLSVRENMAFGLRMHGTPQNEIEARTADAARLLGIEPLLDRKPKALSGGQRQRVAMGRAIVRKPKLFLFDEPLSNLDAQLRSAMRLELKRLHERLKATMIYVTHDQVEAMTLGDTIALLDRGHLRQCDTPQRLYREPADPFVAGFLGTPPMNLWKGTVAHETGRWHFRSDSLDLTLPPLNGTDTTSQVPATFGIRPEHVLLERPPTDSLALDAEPEVVEDLGSDVVIHCLVRGHRLVVRLSPGQNVEVGRRVPVFLPHDKLHLFIDHRRVGWA; encoded by the coding sequence ATGGCGAATTTGGAACTTCGCTCGATCAGGAAGATGTTTGGCGACGTACGTGTCCTCGACGACATTACGATTCGTGTGCCGGACGGCAGCTTTACGATTCTGCTTGGCTCATCCGGATGCGGCAAATCGACGCTGTTGCGAACGATCGCGGGACTCGAACTTCAGACGTCCGGCCACGTGGTCATCGACGGGCGGATCGTGGACGACCTCCCCCCGAGAGATCGGGACATCGCCATGGTCTTTCAGCAGTACGCCCTCTATCCGCACCTATCGGTCCGCGAGAACATGGCCTTCGGCCTCCGCATGCACGGCACGCCACAGAACGAGATCGAGGCCCGCACCGCTGACGCCGCCCGGCTCCTTGGAATCGAACCCCTGCTCGACCGCAAGCCGAAAGCGCTGTCCGGAGGACAACGGCAGCGAGTGGCGATGGGACGGGCCATCGTCCGAAAGCCCAAATTATTCTTGTTCGATGAGCCGCTTTCCAATCTGGACGCTCAGCTTCGCAGCGCCATGCGGCTCGAACTGAAGCGCCTGCACGAGCGGTTGAAAGCCACCATGATCTACGTGACGCACGATCAGGTGGAGGCCATGACACTGGGCGACACGATCGCACTCCTTGACCGTGGCCATCTCCGCCAGTGCGACACCCCGCAACGGCTGTATCGGGAGCCGGCCGATCCCTTCGTCGCCGGTTTTCTCGGCACCCCTCCAATGAACCTCTGGAAAGGCACCGTAGCCCATGAGACCGGACGCTGGCACTTCCGATCAGATTCATTAGATCTCACCCTTCCCCCCTTGAATGGAACGGACACGACGTCGCAGGTGCCGGCGACTTTCGGCATTCGCCCGGAACACGTCCTCCTCGAACGCCCCCCCACGGATTCGCTCGCGCTTGACGCGGAACCCGAAGTCGTCGAAGATCTCGGATCGGACGTGGTCATCCACTGCCTTGTCAGAGGGCACCGTCTGGTCGTGCGCCTCTCTCCGGGCCAGAACGTCGAAGTCGGGCGACGCGTGCCGGTTTTTTTGCCCCATGACAAACTCCATCTTTTCATCGACCACCGTCGAGTCGGGTGGGCCTAG
- a CDS encoding lipoprotein — protein sequence MKRWHAVMTLLALTVVVGCGGPTVRTDFDSSADFTAFRTYAFGGVTDVNQGGVLNNSLIRKRLESMVREQLSKKGLTEVEVRDNPDLLVHYWVGVKEKQQVESTGPYGGFYGMRGGYPGYAWGMGYGGVSTYEYKEGTLIVDLVTPSRNELVWRGTIVETLADSREENIQLANEGIVKAFENYPPKPKTP from the coding sequence ATGAAACGTTGGCATGCTGTCATGACACTCCTGGCTCTCACCGTCGTCGTTGGATGCGGAGGACCGACGGTGCGGACCGATTTTGACTCGTCGGCCGATTTCACGGCGTTTCGAACCTATGCGTTTGGCGGTGTGACGGACGTCAACCAGGGTGGCGTGTTGAACAACTCGCTGATTCGTAAACGGCTGGAGTCGATGGTCCGAGAGCAACTGTCGAAGAAAGGTCTCACCGAGGTCGAGGTGCGCGACAACCCGGATCTCCTGGTCCATTACTGGGTTGGGGTGAAAGAAAAGCAGCAGGTGGAGAGCACTGGGCCTTATGGAGGGTTCTACGGAATGCGAGGCGGGTATCCCGGATACGCGTGGGGGATGGGCTATGGCGGGGTGAGCACGTACGAGTATAAGGAAGGCACGCTTATTGTGGACCTCGTGACCCCGAGCCGGAACGAGCTGGTCTGGCGTGGGACCATCGTTGAAACGCTGGCCGATTCCAGGGAGGAAAACATCCAGTTGGCGAACGAGGGCATTGTCAAGGCGTTTGAGAATTATCCTCCAAAACCCAAGACACCGTGA
- a CDS encoding sugar ABC transporter permease produces MKPRPLLAIGIGGIVVGSLLPFVWFLITSLKSQGEIEAVPPTWWPSGGFEFYRSALIEHHLLDYVVNSLIVAGGTTLLALLVGTPAAYALARLRLPGKRWLMGGLLCISMFPQIAIAGPVWQILNVLGGLNTHWGLVLPYVTLTLPLAIWILASFFAELPVELEEAAQIDGCSPWTAMWRIMLPLATPGIFTAAILVFIYAWNEFFFALLILTQPEKQTLPVGIALFQGEFTMPWGELAAASVLATLPLVLLVILFQRWIVSGLSAGAVKG; encoded by the coding sequence ATGAAGCCGCGACCTTTGCTTGCCATCGGGATCGGCGGAATTGTGGTGGGCAGTCTGCTGCCGTTCGTGTGGTTTCTCATCACGTCGCTCAAGTCGCAAGGCGAAATCGAAGCGGTGCCGCCGACGTGGTGGCCCTCCGGGGGGTTCGAGTTTTACCGCTCGGCTCTTATCGAGCATCACCTTCTCGATTACGTCGTCAACAGCCTGATCGTCGCCGGCGGGACGACCCTGCTCGCCCTGCTGGTCGGCACGCCGGCCGCCTATGCGCTGGCTCGGCTTCGCTTGCCGGGCAAGCGATGGCTCATGGGGGGACTGCTGTGTATTTCGATGTTTCCGCAAATCGCCATTGCGGGGCCCGTCTGGCAGATCCTCAACGTCCTAGGCGGACTGAACACGCATTGGGGGCTGGTGCTGCCGTACGTCACGCTGACGCTGCCGTTGGCGATCTGGATTCTCGCCAGTTTTTTTGCCGAACTGCCCGTCGAATTGGAAGAGGCCGCCCAGATCGACGGATGCTCTCCCTGGACCGCCATGTGGCGCATCATGTTGCCGTTGGCGACCCCCGGCATCTTTACGGCCGCCATCCTGGTATTCATCTACGCGTGGAACGAGTTCTTTTTTGCCTTGCTCATTTTGACCCAGCCCGAAAAACAAACGCTGCCGGTTGGCATCGCCCTCTTCCAAGGAGAATTTACGATGCCCTGGGGCGAACTGGCCGCCGCGTCCGTGTTGGCCACGCTGCCGTTGGTGCTCTTGGTCATCCTGTTTCAGCGCTGGATCGTGAGCGGCTTATCGGCGGGAGCCGTAAAGGGGTAA
- a CDS encoding 9-hexadecenoic acid cis-trans isomerase, with protein sequence MKRYRMCVMAGLAAVMGCALLGPNYEQLYGPAAPKDRIVSSEKMAAAGYVSFEQQVRPILTRRCIVCHSCYDAPCQLNLTSYEGLDRGASREPVYNGARLSTARPTRLGIDAHTTTRWRELGFHPVLNERADTREANLDNSLLYKALQLKRADPFPTSGRLPESYAIGSELETDRNSTSSANQCPVSEGYEAFAKSHPQWGMPFGFPGVSDKEFTTIESWLAQGAPVEPIQPLSVALQSEIAKWEAFLNGGSNKQRLMARYLYEHLFLGHLYFDEVDQSRYFMLVRSRTAPGAPIDVIASVRPYDEPGVDRFYYRLQRYDRAIVDKTHMPYALNDRRLSRLEELFLKPDYAVAELPPYEPELAANPFKTFAAIPPRSRYQFMLDEAHFIMSGFIKGPVCNGSVALSVIDDHFWVLFTDPDHDPVSHDGDFQSQESVNLRIPSEREEHIGLIDAWHAYFDYARRYFLAKLDYWDRVYPKGQGVGLEQIWDGGKTNRDAALTVYRHFDSATVVQGFVGEIPKTGWVLDYPLFERIHYLLVAGFNVYGAAGHQLATRTYMDFLRMEAELNFLLFLPREQRLPLYRHWYRKTNQPEKLERLIGESVKKYGVRTPAIVYETEDGKKEFFVKVYEYLGNARSSPDTINWCRAFPVHCAALKQDPRTQAVETAFRELSNTKGKITDVFPNVTFVRVIVDGSLEGDLVYSLVRNKAYLNTMSLVPSEGTRFRPEDSIDVLKGFVGAYPNFFLELRLEDLQVFVDEYVAIDSLERYDAFIDMYGIRRSNPRFWERADWFNAKYGRDRPVHAGIFDLSRYENR encoded by the coding sequence GTGAAACGCTACCGAATGTGCGTTATGGCTGGGCTGGCCGCAGTGATGGGCTGCGCCCTCCTCGGTCCGAATTATGAACAGCTCTATGGTCCCGCGGCCCCCAAAGATCGAATCGTATCTTCCGAGAAGATGGCCGCCGCGGGGTATGTGTCCTTCGAGCAACAGGTCAGGCCGATCCTCACCCGCCGCTGCATCGTCTGCCATAGCTGCTATGACGCGCCCTGTCAGTTGAATTTAACCTCCTATGAAGGGCTCGATCGTGGAGCGAGCCGCGAGCCGGTGTATAACGGCGCCCGGTTGTCCACTGCCAGACCGACACGTCTCGGTATCGATGCTCACACGACGACCCGGTGGCGCGAACTGGGTTTTCATCCGGTCCTGAACGAACGGGCCGACACGCGGGAAGCAAATCTAGACAACTCGCTGCTCTACAAGGCCTTGCAACTCAAACGTGCCGACCCGTTTCCCACCAGTGGTCGATTGCCCGAATCGTATGCGATCGGGTCCGAACTGGAGACGGATCGGAATTCAACCTCCTCGGCGAATCAGTGTCCGGTCAGCGAAGGCTATGAAGCCTTCGCCAAGAGCCATCCACAATGGGGCATGCCATTCGGCTTTCCTGGGGTGAGCGATAAAGAATTCACGACCATCGAATCCTGGTTGGCCCAGGGTGCTCCCGTGGAGCCGATACAGCCGCTTTCGGTCGCCCTGCAGAGCGAAATCGCCAAATGGGAAGCGTTTTTGAACGGCGGATCGAACAAACAACGCCTTATGGCCAGGTACCTCTATGAGCATCTGTTTCTCGGGCACCTGTACTTCGACGAGGTCGATCAAAGTCGGTATTTCATGCTGGTGCGTTCGCGCACGGCACCCGGCGCCCCGATCGACGTGATTGCCTCGGTGCGGCCGTATGACGAGCCTGGCGTGGACCGGTTCTATTATCGCCTCCAGCGGTATGACCGCGCCATTGTCGATAAAACCCACATGCCCTACGCCCTCAACGATCGGCGTCTGAGTCGATTGGAGGAATTGTTTCTGAAGCCGGACTACGCGGTCGCGGAGCTGCCGCCCTATGAGCCGGAGTTGGCCGCGAATCCGTTCAAGACTTTTGCGGCGATTCCTCCGCGCAGCCGCTATCAATTCATGTTGGATGAAGCGCATTTCATCATGTCCGGATTCATCAAGGGGCCGGTCTGTAACGGATCAGTTGCTCTCAGCGTGATCGACGATCACTTTTGGGTCCTCTTTACCGATCCGGATCACGATCCAGTCAGCCACGATGGAGATTTCCAGTCACAGGAGAGTGTTAACCTGCGCATTCCCTCCGAGCGCGAAGAGCATATCGGCCTGATCGACGCCTGGCATGCCTATTTCGACTATGCACGCCGGTACTTTTTGGCCAAGTTGGATTATTGGGACCGAGTCTACCCTAAAGGACAAGGGGTGGGGCTCGAGCAAATCTGGGATGGCGGCAAGACGAACCGTGATGCCGCGCTGACCGTGTATCGGCATTTCGATAGCGCCACGGTGGTGCAGGGGTTCGTCGGTGAGATTCCAAAGACCGGTTGGGTGCTCGATTATCCGCTGTTCGAGCGCATCCATTATTTGCTGGTCGCGGGGTTTAACGTGTATGGCGCCGCCGGTCACCAGTTGGCGACCCGAACCTACATGGACTTCTTGCGCATGGAAGCGGAGTTGAACTTTCTCCTATTTTTACCGCGCGAACAACGGCTGCCACTCTATCGTCACTGGTATCGCAAGACCAATCAGCCGGAAAAGCTGGAACGCCTGATCGGCGAGAGTGTCAAGAAATATGGTGTGCGGACTCCAGCGATCGTGTATGAGACCGAGGACGGCAAGAAGGAATTTTTCGTCAAGGTCTACGAATACCTCGGGAACGCCCGTTCATCACCGGATACCATCAATTGGTGTCGGGCATTTCCGGTCCACTGTGCCGCCTTGAAGCAGGATCCGAGGACACAGGCGGTAGAGACGGCATTTCGGGAGCTGAGTAATACGAAGGGGAAAATCACGGACGTGTTTCCCAACGTCACCTTCGTGCGAGTCATCGTGGACGGATCACTGGAGGGTGACTTGGTCTATAGCCTGGTGCGGAACAAAGCGTACCTCAACACGATGTCGCTGGTTCCATCGGAGGGAACCCGCTTTCGGCCCGAGGACAGCATCGACGTCCTCAAGGGCTTCGTCGGAGCCTACCCGAATTTCTTCCTCGAACTTCGCCTCGAGGATCTTCAGGTCTTTGTCGACGAGTATGTGGCGATCGACAGCCTCGAACGATACGACGCCTTCATCGATATGTATGGCATCCGCCGGAGCAATCCACGCTTCTGGGAACGCGCCGACTGGTTCAATGCAAAGTACGGGCGTGACCGGCCCGTCCATGCGGGGATCTTCGACCTGAGCCGGTACGAGAACCGTTGA
- a CDS encoding carbon-nitrogen hydrolase produces MAQLDIRAGQMSANLAKVRRTIREHRSADLLVFPELVLQGHLYSTAPRHEIIRAIQRTRSDVNKKMYAYARRFDCRLIFGELFQEGERLYNSAAYIDRTHIQRYHKTHVHWTEPFDPGDTLPVFGQGSDALGILICFDSAFPEAARVLALSGAQTIVVIAAIPRQFPWRYVLRRLTSIALDNQVFVIFANRAGRDYYGNSIVIDPYGDVVACAGEEEKVLQATIDLEAVTTWRNNEPLSRHRRPELYRSLTVR; encoded by the coding sequence GTGGCGCAGCTGGACATTCGCGCCGGCCAGATGTCGGCCAATCTGGCTAAGGTCCGCCGCACGATACGGGAGCATCGATCCGCCGATCTGCTCGTGTTCCCGGAATTGGTCCTGCAGGGCCACCTCTACAGCACGGCCCCTCGTCACGAGATCATACGAGCGATCCAACGCACGCGCTCGGACGTGAACAAAAAGATGTACGCGTACGCCAGGCGGTTCGATTGCCGGTTGATCTTCGGCGAACTCTTCCAGGAGGGCGAACGCCTCTATAATTCAGCCGCCTACATCGATCGCACACACATCCAGCGTTACCACAAAACTCATGTGCACTGGACGGAACCATTCGATCCGGGCGACACGCTTCCCGTATTCGGGCAGGGATCTGACGCCCTGGGCATCCTGATTTGCTTCGATTCGGCGTTTCCCGAAGCCGCGCGAGTCTTGGCCTTGTCGGGTGCTCAGACCATCGTCGTGATTGCGGCCATACCCCGTCAGTTTCCCTGGCGATACGTGCTTCGCCGACTCACTTCAATTGCGCTCGACAATCAAGTGTTCGTCATCTTTGCCAATCGAGCGGGACGCGACTACTACGGGAATAGCATCGTGATCGATCCATACGGTGATGTGGTGGCCTGCGCCGGCGAAGAGGAGAAGGTCCTCCAAGCGACGATCGATCTCGAAGCCGTGACGACCTGGAGAAACAACGAACCATTGTCTCGTCACCGGCGCCCTGAACTGTATCGATCGCTGACCGTACGGTAG
- a CDS encoding ABC transporter permease, with amino-acid sequence MSGGASIGQMPENRERVTAWAMVMPALAITLAFALYPVVQSLLLSLRRQFLGVPALGDTFVGLENFLLLAQDPVARDAFLRTLGFVLCSTILEVGLGIGIALVLHEHFRGRGWVRAAALIPWAIPTVVASQMWRYIFNDQFGLANLVLYGDEVARYHPWLASPTWAFVIIIFADVWKTASFAGLLVLAGLQVIPDDLYDAAKIDGANAWQRFWHITLPLLKPALLLALLFRTMDAFRVFDLVFVMTQGGPGDATQVLQFYGYKTLFTEGRIGYGTAISVSVFLAIFSLSLVYLRLVGSGLLGKDAR; translated from the coding sequence ATGAGCGGCGGGGCCTCGATCGGTCAGATGCCCGAGAACCGGGAACGCGTCACCGCGTGGGCCATGGTGATGCCGGCGCTGGCGATCACGCTCGCCTTCGCGCTCTACCCCGTCGTGCAATCGCTTCTGCTGAGCCTGCGCCGACAATTCCTCGGCGTGCCGGCGCTCGGCGACACCTTCGTCGGCCTCGAAAACTTTCTCCTTCTGGCACAAGACCCCGTCGCCCGGGACGCCTTCCTCCGTACGCTGGGATTTGTTCTCTGCTCCACGATCCTGGAGGTTGGGCTCGGCATCGGCATTGCTCTCGTCCTGCACGAACATTTTCGGGGGCGCGGCTGGGTACGCGCGGCGGCCTTGATTCCATGGGCCATTCCGACAGTCGTCGCCTCCCAAATGTGGCGCTATATCTTCAACGATCAATTTGGCCTCGCCAACTTGGTGTTGTACGGCGACGAGGTGGCACGGTATCACCCCTGGCTGGCCTCACCCACCTGGGCGTTCGTGATCATTATTTTTGCCGACGTGTGGAAGACGGCCTCCTTCGCCGGCTTGCTGGTATTGGCCGGGCTCCAGGTGATTCCCGACGATCTCTACGATGCGGCCAAGATCGACGGCGCCAACGCATGGCAACGGTTCTGGCACATCACCCTGCCGCTCCTGAAACCGGCGCTGCTGCTGGCACTCTTGTTCCGAACCATGGATGCGTTTCGCGTCTTCGACCTCGTCTTCGTCATGACTCAAGGCGGCCCGGGCGACGCCACGCAAGTGTTGCAGTTTTACGGATACAAGACGCTGTTCACCGAAGGGCGGATCGGGTACGGCACCGCGATCTCGGTGAGCGTCTTTCTGGCGATCTTTTCCCTGTCGCTCGTCTATCTGCGGCTGGTCGGATCGGGGCTCCTGGGAAAGGACGCGCGATGA
- a CDS encoding lipoprotein yields MTIMILALLTWGCQKPTVRTDFDSVADFTAFRTYAFAAFTDPDEGSVLNDSEIRRRLESMLHEQLSMKGLTRVEAGVHPDLLVHYWVGMKKKHAGESTAPTGGFYGWRSGYAQGVGDGGLRTYAYTEGTLIVDLVSRFRNELVWRGIIFGPLTGSREKKLQLTNEGIAMAFENYPPRTNTP; encoded by the coding sequence ATGACGATCATGATCCTCGCGCTCCTGACCTGGGGATGTCAGAAACCGACGGTGCGGACCGACTTCGACTCGGTGGCAGATTTCACGGCATTTCGAACCTATGCGTTTGCCGCCTTCACAGACCCCGATGAAGGCAGCGTCTTGAACGATTCCGAGATCCGCAGACGACTGGAATCGATGCTCCATGAGCAGTTGTCAATGAAGGGCCTCACCCGTGTCGAGGCGGGCGTACATCCGGATCTGTTGGTGCATTACTGGGTGGGAATGAAGAAAAAGCATGCAGGAGAAAGTACGGCCCCGACTGGTGGATTTTACGGGTGGAGGAGCGGGTATGCGCAGGGTGTAGGCGATGGCGGACTGAGAACGTATGCGTACACTGAGGGCACCCTCATTGTAGATCTTGTCAGTCGGTTTCGAAATGAGTTGGTGTGGCGTGGGATCATCTTCGGACCGTTGACAGGTTCCAGAGAGAAAAAGCTACAGTTGACGAACGAGGGCATCGCCATGGCATTTGAGAACTATCCTCCAAGAACCAACACACCATAG
- the arsA gene encoding arylsulfatase, translating to MKNALAILVLTVGLVFAGLPATQAADKKPNILVIWGDDIGVHNISAYNHGIMGYRTPHIDRIAKEGALFTDAYAQQSCTAGRASFILGQHPFRTGLLTIGMPGSPHGIPVWAPTIADLLKGQGYTTGQFGKNHLGDQDSHLPTVHGFDEFFGNLYHLNAEEEPETYYYPKDPEFRKKYGPRGVLHTWSNGKGGQKIEDTGPLTRQRMKTVDEEILGAEQKFVAKATKEGKPFFIWFNTTRMHVWTHLKKSSQGRTGIGLYPDGMAEHDDMVGVVLKQLDELGIADNTIVVYGTDNGAETGTWPDGGVTPFHGEKGTTWEGGFRVPMLVRWPGVIKPGTIVNEIFSQEDWLPTLLAAAGERDIVEKVKEGYAANGKTFKAHLDGYNFIPYLKGDAEKGPREEILYFGQGGELNAVRWNDWKVSFAVVNGNIATGVRDVPGWPEIVNLRADPYEKAPHESGLYLRWYADNIWLFVPVQQKLKGFLSSIPRYPFQEGASLNAGNINYNTLKAAAALKKLQEMESFSAPGN from the coding sequence ATGAAGAACGCGCTTGCCATTCTAGTACTGACCGTTGGGCTCGTTTTCGCCGGACTGCCGGCGACGCAGGCCGCAGACAAGAAGCCCAACATACTCGTCATCTGGGGCGACGACATCGGCGTCCACAACATCTCTGCCTACAACCACGGCATCATGGGCTACAGAACCCCCCACATCGACCGGATCGCCAAAGAAGGGGCCCTCTTCACCGACGCCTACGCCCAACAAAGTTGCACGGCGGGCCGTGCCTCGTTCATTCTCGGTCAACATCCGTTCCGCACGGGGCTGTTGACCATCGGTATGCCGGGTTCGCCGCATGGCATTCCTGTGTGGGCACCGACCATTGCCGATCTGCTCAAGGGACAAGGCTATACCACCGGACAGTTCGGCAAAAACCATCTCGGCGACCAGGACTCTCACCTGCCGACGGTGCACGGCTTCGATGAGTTCTTTGGCAACCTCTACCATCTGAACGCGGAAGAGGAACCGGAAACCTATTACTATCCGAAGGATCCGGAATTCAGGAAGAAATACGGCCCCCGGGGCGTGCTCCATACATGGTCCAACGGCAAGGGGGGTCAAAAAATTGAAGACACCGGCCCCCTGACCAGGCAGCGTATGAAAACAGTGGACGAGGAGATCTTGGGCGCAGAGCAGAAGTTCGTGGCGAAGGCGACCAAGGAAGGCAAACCGTTCTTCATTTGGTTCAACACCACGCGCATGCACGTCTGGACGCACTTGAAAAAATCCTCTCAGGGACGCACCGGAATCGGGCTCTATCCCGACGGCATGGCCGAACACGATGATATGGTCGGCGTCGTGTTGAAGCAGTTGGATGAGCTCGGCATTGCGGACAACACCATCGTCGTCTATGGCACCGACAACGGGGCGGAAACCGGCACGTGGCCGGACGGCGGCGTGACGCCGTTCCATGGCGAAAAGGGCACAACCTGGGAAGGCGGCTTCCGTGTGCCGATGCTTGTCCGTTGGCCGGGTGTCATCAAGCCGGGGACTATCGTCAACGAGATTTTCTCGCAGGAAGATTGGCTGCCGACACTGTTGGCGGCGGCAGGCGAGCGCGACATCGTCGAGAAGGTGAAAGAGGGCTATGCCGCCAATGGCAAAACGTTCAAGGCCCATCTCGACGGGTACAACTTCATACCCTATCTCAAGGGTGACGCGGAAAAAGGCCCCCGCGAGGAGATCTTATATTTCGGTCAAGGCGGCGAACTGAATGCGGTGCGCTGGAACGACTGGAAGGTGTCCTTCGCCGTCGTGAACGGCAACATTGCCACAGGTGTTCGCGATGTGCCCGGCTGGCCGGAAATTGTCAACCTTCGCGCCGATCCCTACGAGAAGGCGCCCCATGAATCAGGCCTGTATTTACGCTGGTATGCCGATAATATCTGGCTCTTCGTCCCGGTTCAGCAAAAGCTGAAGGGCTTCCTATCCAGCATTCCGCGGTATCCGTTCCAGGAAGGAGCCAGCCTCAACGCGGGCAACATCAACTACAACACACTGAAGGCCGCAGCGGCGTTAAAGAAATTGCAGGAGATGGAGAGCTTCTCGGCTCCGGGGAACTGA